A window of the Brassica napus cultivar Da-Ae chromosome C5, Da-Ae, whole genome shotgun sequence genome harbors these coding sequences:
- the LOC106399698 gene encoding probable serine/threonine-protein kinase At1g09600 — MGCNCSKGTRTNGTVRNSVKEKKKSASLSKANVGGSEERASFINSNSNEATLELLTPSDDAEKKEIKSSRSVFQRTLTTDTSKVGAKMTRIASVSNGERGAQVVAGWPSWLASVAGEAINGWIPRKADSFERMGKIGQGTYSSVYKARDLETNKIVALKKVRFANMDPESVRFMAREIIILRRLDHPNVMKLEGLITSRVSGSMYLIFEYMEHDLSGLASTPGVKFSEAQIKCYMKQLLHGLEHCHSRGVLHRDIKGSNLLLDPNNNLKIADFGLANFYGDHHQKQPLTSRVVTLWYRPPELLLGSTDYGVTVDLWSTGCILAELFNGKPIMPGRTEVEQLHKIFKLCGSPSEDYWKRSKLSHATVFKPQNPYKRCVAETFKSFPSSALALVEVLLAVEPDARGTTAHALQSEFFTTKPYASDPLSLPKYQSKKETDVKLREEEARRKKGTSSKQNESKQVSRESKAVPAPDANAELLTSIQKRQGQSKQTSMSEKFNTNEDAAGFLIEPLKSGTGHNGYARNGVSSGSSRSPPRKELRGQRSFVQRGAAQLTKFSNSVAARDASHFAIANPRWLEDRLNNNNNGRQDDGDWSQRLLVKPKDCTKDKESIRGYGEKTEKMNYSGPLVSAGGNLDEMLKEHERQIQVAVRKARVDKKSKRDDHGQTQAFLAANGR; from the exons ATGGGATGCAATTGCTCCAAAGGAACAAGAACAAACGGTACCGTGAGGAACAGtgtgaaggagaagaaaaagtCTGCTTCTTTGAGCAAAGCCAATGTAGGAGGATCCGAGGAAAGAGCCAGCTTTATCAACAGCAACAGCAACGAAGCCACACTGGAGCTGTTGACACCCTCTGATGATGCTGAGAAGAAGGAGATAAAATCTTCCAGATCTGTGTTCCAGAGAACGCTCACCACAGACACCAGTAAAGTAGGAGCTAAGATGACTAGAATAGCCAGTGTTAGTAACGGAGAACGAGGAGCTCAGGTTGTGGCTGGCTGGCCTTCATGGCTAGCCTCTGTTGCTGGAGAAGCCATCAATGGTTGGATTCCACGCAAGGCAGATTCCTTCGAGAGGATGGGAAAG ATTGGACAAGGGACGTATAGCAGTGTGTACAAAGCTAGGGACTTAGAGACGAACAAGATAGTTGCACTGAAGAAAGTGCGGTTTGCTAATATGGATCCTGAGAGTGTTAGGTTCATGGCGAGAGAGATCATCATCCTTAGAAGGCTTGACCATCCTAATGTAATGAAGCTTGAAGGTTTGATCACTTCGAGAGTGTCAGGGAGTATGTACCTTATCTTTGAGTACATGGAGCATGATCTCTCAGGGCTTGCTTCAACCCCTGGTGTTAAGTTCTCTGAGGCACAG ATTAAATGCTATATGAAACAGTTGCTACATGGTCTAGAACATTGTCATAGCCGAGGTGTATTGCATCGTGACATCAAAGGCTCCAATCTTCTCCTTGACCCCAACAACAATCTCAAAATTGCGGATTTTGGTCTTGCCAATTTTTACGGAGACCACCACCAGAAGCAGCCTCTCACTAGCCGTGTTGTGACTCTGTGGTACCGTCCGCCTGAGCTCCTGCTCGGTTCAACGGACTATGGCGTTACTGTGGATCTGTGGAGCACGGGGTGCATTTTAGCTGAGCTTTTTAATGGGAAGCCTATCATGCCTGGAAGAACTGAGGTGGAACAACTGCACAAGATCTTTAAACTCTGTGGTTCACCTTCTGAAGACTATTGGAAGAGATCGAAACTTTCGCATGCCACCGTCTTTAAACCTCAGAATCCTTACAAGCGGTGTGTGGCCGAGACGTTTAAGAGTTTTCCATCTTCGGCTTTGGCGCTAGTTGAAGTTCTTCTAGCTGTTGAACCAGATGCACGTGGAACCACCGCTCATGCCCTTCAAAGCGAG ttcttTACGACAAAGCCTTATGCAAGCGACCCATTAAGTTTACCAAAGTACCAATCCAAAAAGGAAACTGATGTGAAGCTTCGAGAGGAGGAAGCAAGACG GAAGAAAGGCACAAGCAGTAAGCAGAACGAATCGAAACAAGTATCTAGAGAATCCAAAGCTGTGCCGGCTCCAGATGCCAATGCTGAGTTACTAACATCAATACAA AAACGTCAAGGGCAGAGTAAGCAGACAAGCATGAGTGAGAAGTTCAATACTAATGAAGACGCAGCTGGCTTCCTGATCGAACCACTGAAGAGTGGAACCGGACACAACGGTTACGCACGCAATGGTGTGTCCTCGGGCTCGAGTAGGTCTCCTCCTAGAAAAGAACTGAGGGGACAACGGTCTTTTGTTCAACGCGGAGCGGCGCAGTTGACAAAGTTCTCAAACTCGGTAGCTGCTAGAGATGCGTCACATTTCGCTATAGCAAACCCACGGTGGCTTGAAGATAGGTTGAATAATAACAACAACGGAAGGCAAGACGATGGTGATTGGTCCCAACGTTTGCTGGTTAAACCCAAAGATTGTACAAAGGACAAAGAATCCATACGG GGCTACGGTGAAAAGACAGAGAAAATGAACTACTCAGGGCCGTTAGTTTCTGCAGGAGGGAACTTAGATGAGATGTTGAAAGAACATGAAAGACAGATTCAGGTAGCGGTTCGAAAAGCTCGAGTGGACAAGAAGAGTAAGAGGGATGATCATGGACAGACGCAAGCGTTTCTTGCTGCAAACGGTAGGTGA
- the LOC106399988 gene encoding glucuronoxylan 4-O-methyltransferase 1-like has translation MRNRTNQSHELKLLLVCLLAAFILIFIVRSTLKTSQKHQTPEETRSGGCAGACNKLPRSLAQALIHYSTSVITPQQTLKEIVVSSRVLDKKSPCNFLVFGLGHDSLMWSSLNYGGRTVFLEEDEVWIKQIKRRFPMLETYHVSYDSKVNQAENLIEVGKGPECTAIGDPRYSMCQLALKGLPDDIYETSWDLIMVDAPTGYYDEAPGRMTAIYTAGMMARNRERTGETDVFVHDVNREVEDKFSMAFLCEGYMKKQEGRLRHFIIPSYRNGSESDSYRLFCP, from the coding sequence ATGAGGAATAGAACAAACCAAAGCCACGAGCTCAAGCTTCTCCTTGTTTGTCTTCTTGCGGCCTTCATTCTCATCTTCATCGTTAGATCAACTCTTAAAACTTCACAGAAACACCAGACTCCAGAAGAGACAAGATCAGGGGGTTGTGCTGGTGCCTGCAATAAGCTACCACGCTCCCTCGCGCAAGCCCTGATCCATTACTCTACTTCAGTTATCACACCGCAACAAACGCTCAAGGAAATAGTTGTTAGCAGTAGAGTACTCGACAAGAAGTCACCCTGCAATTTCTTGGTGTTTGGTCTAGGCCATGACAGCCTCATGTGGAGCTCTCTCAACTACGGAGGCCGAACAGTAttccttgaagaagatgaggtgtGGATAAAACAGATCAAGAGGCGGTTTCCGATGCTGGAAACATACCATGTAAGCTACGACAGTAAAGTGAACCAAGCAGAGAATCTAATAGAAGTTGGGAAAGGACCTGAGTGCACAGCCATTGGAGATCCAAGGTACTCAATGTGTCAGCTTGCACTCAAGGGTCTGCCTGATGACATCTATGAGACTAGTTGGGATCTAATCATGGTCGACGCACCGACTGGATACTACGATGAGGCTCCTGGGAGGATGACGGCCATTTACACGGCAGGGATGATGGCAAGGAACAGAGAACGCACAGGAGAGACTGATGTTTTTGTGCATGATGTGAATAGGGAAGTGGAAGACAAGTTCTCAATGGCTTTCTTGTGTGAAGGGTACATGAAGAAACAAGAAGGGCGACTAAGGCATTTTATTATCCCTAGCTATAGAAATGGTTCAGAatcagactcatatagactctttTGTCCATAA